One genomic region from Pongo abelii isolate AG06213 chromosome 4, NHGRI_mPonAbe1-v2.0_pri, whole genome shotgun sequence encodes:
- the KCNMB1 gene encoding calcium-activated potassium channel subunit beta-1: protein MVKKLVMAQKRGETRALCLGVTMVVCAVITYYILVTTVLPLYQKSVWTQESKCHLIETNIRDQEELKGKKVPQYPCLWVNVSAAGRWAVLYHTEDTRDQNQQCSYIPGSLDNYQTARADVEKVRAKFQERQVFYCFSAPRGNETSVLFQRLYGPQALLFSLFWPTFLLTGGLLIIAMVKSNQYLSILAAQK, encoded by the exons ATGGTGAAGAAGCTGGTGATGGCCCAGAAGCGGGGAGAGACACGAGCCCTTTGCCTGGGTGTAaccatggtggtgtgtgctgtcATCACCTACTACATCCTGGTCACGACTGTGCTGCCCCTCTACCAGAAAAG CGTGTGGACCCAGGAATCTAAGTGTCACCTGATTGAGACCAACATCAGGGACCAGGAGGAGCTGAAGGGCAAGAAGGTGCCCCAGTACCCATGCCTGTGGGTCAACGTGTCAGCTGCGGGCAGGTGGGCTGTGCTGTACCACACGGAGGACACTCGGGACCAGAACCAGCAG TGCTCCTACATCCCAGGCAGCCTGGACAACTACCAGACGGCCCGGGCCGACGTGGAGAAGGTCAGAGCCAAATTCCAAGAGCGGCAGGTCTTCTACTGCTTCTCCGCACCTCGGGGGAACGAAACCAGCGTCCTATTCCAGCGCCTCTATGGGCCCCAggccctcctcttctccctcttctggCCCACCTTTCTGCTGACCGGTGGCCTCCTCATTATCGCCATGGTGAAGAGCAACCAGTACCTGTCCATCCTGGCGGCCCAGAAGTAG